Proteins encoded by one window of Lathyrus oleraceus cultivar Zhongwan6 chromosome 1, CAAS_Psat_ZW6_1.0, whole genome shotgun sequence:
- the LOC127115248 gene encoding uncharacterized protein LOC127115248, whose protein sequence is MPREFDRITEVEDNGIITKREMAAHKPVCYYVMNNDCVEEQNAFFERPSEAMKSHLKPLFITGKVEDVPVNKILVDCGANVNLMPHHMLRKIGKYDTDAKPHNMVLTNYEGKVGSTMGAIQVELTIGIVTRSIMFMIMETKANDNLLLGREWIHGVEVVPSSMH, encoded by the coding sequence ATGCCCAGGGAATTCGATCGGATTACTGAAGTTGAAGACAATGGCATCATCACAAAGAGGGAGATGGCCGCTCACAAGCCAGTATGTTACTATGTAATGAACAACGACTGTGTTGAAGAGCAAAATGCCTTTTTTGAAAGACCCAGTGAAGCCATGAAGAGCCACCTAAAACCCCTCTTCATCACTGGGAAAGTCGAAGACGTCCCCGTTAATAAAATATTGGTGGATTGTGGAGCGAATGTGAACTTGATGCCTCACCACATGCTGAGGAAAATTGGCAAATATGATACTGATGCCAAACCTCATAATATGGTGCTAACTAACTATGAAGGTAAAGTAGGTTCCACCATGGGGGCTATCCAAGTCGAATTAACTATAGGGATAGTCACTAGGTCTATAATGTTTATGATTATGGAAACCAAGGCTAACGACAATCTGTTGCTTGGAAGAGAATGGATCCATGGGGTCGAAGTTGTCCCATCTTCAATGCACTAG